Part of the Bradyrhizobium sp. AZCC 1721 genome, GTTGAGGAGGTATTGACGATGACGCCGCCGCCATTCTCGCGCATCCATTTGAACACCGGCTGGGTGCAGCAGAAGGTGCCTTTGAGGTGCACCCTGATCACCTTGTCCCAATTGGCCTCCTTGGCCTTGGCGAAGGTTTCGTCGAGCAGGATGCCGGCATTGTTCACCAGGATATCGGCGCGGCCGAAATTCTTGATGGCGTCGTCGAACACCGATTGCCCGCCGGCCATGGTCGAGATGTCGGCGCCATTAGCGACGGCGCGGCCGCCCTCTTCCTTGATGGCGTTGACGACCTTCTGCGCCATGGAGACGTCGGCGCCGGAGCCGTCGCGGGGACCGCCGAGGTCGTTGACCACGACGGCCGCCCCCTCGCGCGCGAACAGTTTGGCATAGGCCTCACCGAGCCCGCCGCCTGCACCGGTGATGATGGCAACTTTGCCGTCGAGCAATCCCATGGTGTTTCTCCCGCCTTGTTTTCCGTTCTCGTGTCCCGGACGCGATGCAGCGTGAAAGGCTGCGTCGCAGAGCCGGGACCCATCGTGGCTCCGTCATGGGCCCCGGCTCAGCAGCGCATCACTACGTGCTGCGCTGCGTCCGGGGAACGAGATCTAACCCAGCACCGTCTTGCCGCTCTTGATCACCGTGACGCCGCGCGACTTCACCTTGGCTTCGAACGAGACGATGTTGCCGTCCTTCCACATCTCCATCGTTACGGTCTCGCCGGGATAGACCGGCGAGGAAAAGCGGGCAACGTGCTGCTTGAAGGCCGATGGATCGTAAT contains:
- a CDS encoding SDR family oxidoreductase, whose amino-acid sequence is MGLLDGKVAIITGAGGGLGEAYAKLFAREGAAVVVNDLGGPRDGSGADVSMAQKVVNAIKEEGGRAVANGADISTMAGGQSVFDDAIKNFGRADILVNNAGILLDETFAKAKEANWDKVIRVHLKGTFCCTQPVFKWMRENGGGVIVNTSSTSGLIGNFGQTNYGAAKGGIWGLSNVLAIEGRKYNIRFWTLAPGALTRMTADLPRYRENPGAALGPDGIAPAVLYMVSDLSGDQTGKVLGVSGPRGVREMRMMEMEGWKPPFTGWKAEDIVTHAKEIFFSEEQIKMGARRF